From one Desulfovibrio litoralis DSM 11393 genomic stretch:
- the infB gene encoding translation initiation factor IF-2, translating into MPEADANKGKVKNNEPAKKDKATAEASKNNSKKAQAKNKIQHAEAKVISKPGEIKPLQNTESSQPEVVASKVESPQTQNKATEPTANHTGEKATDKNFENISANAHDDTHKASVANQASHAEQKDETHNRPKKANKPEISTPTVKVISRPQAQDTQASAPASASGNRQGGENNRSQHHSGNRPGYDNAGRGRQNNNQGERPQRNSSDRPSGDRPYRPAGDRPAGDRPYRPAGDRPAGDRPYRPAGDRPAGDRPFRPAGDRPAGDRPAGDRPSGDRPFRPAGDRPFRPAGDRPAGAYTPRPAGAGGYTPRPAGGYAPRPGGFVDKDKDADSRDNRQRPGGTRPGVSRPGGSRPNSAPFAPAVGADIENKKRRNKDKRTVDFSEEFGRKKKHMDGDDSALNHLGRRQKNKRREIKPVSTQPLKAVKRKIKVDEFIRVSDLAHQMGLKAGEIIKILFGLGVMATINQTLDIETATVVAAEFGYEVEKVGYSEDILLVDESAENPEDFQQRPPVITIMGHVDHGKTSLLDAIRKETVAAGEAGGITQHIGAYHVKTKKGEIVFLDTPGHEAFTSMRARGAQITDIVVLVVAADDGVMEQTREAVNHAKAANVPIMVAVNKMDKETADPDRIKRELSELELVPEDWGGTTTYSYVSAKTRQGLDDFMELLALQAEIMELKANPNKLARGHIVEARLDKGRGALGTVLIQQGTLKVGDTFVCGVLSGKVRAMFDDKGKAIKEAGPSTPVVVQGFDGVPEAGEEFVCLTDEKLARRIAETRGNKQREKDLAKESKVTLETFLARRPDEVEALSLNLVVKADVHGSLEAITDALLKLATAKVKVQVIHSGTGAITESDIMLAAASSAIIIGFNVRPTAKIKEVAENENVEIRFYDIIYKLVEEVRSAMEGMLAPVSKEVYLGQAEVRQTFSLPKAGVVAGCFVIDGKITRNAGIRLLRDGIVVHTGKISSLKRFKDDVREVLKGYECGISIENFNDIKASDVIEAFETVEEAAKL; encoded by the coding sequence GTGCCTGAGGCTGATGCGAATAAAGGCAAGGTTAAAAACAATGAACCTGCTAAAAAAGATAAAGCTACTGCCGAGGCTTCAAAAAACAACAGTAAAAAAGCTCAGGCAAAAAATAAAATACAACATGCCGAAGCTAAGGTAATTAGCAAACCCGGTGAAATAAAACCGTTGCAAAACACCGAAAGCTCACAGCCTGAAGTCGTTGCCTCAAAAGTTGAGTCTCCTCAAACTCAAAATAAAGCAACTGAACCTACTGCAAATCACACAGGTGAAAAAGCAACCGATAAAAATTTTGAAAATATCAGTGCAAACGCCCATGACGACACACACAAGGCCTCTGTAGCCAACCAAGCGTCTCATGCGGAACAAAAAGACGAAACGCACAACAGACCTAAAAAAGCCAATAAACCTGAAATTTCCACTCCTACCGTAAAAGTTATTTCGCGCCCTCAAGCACAAGATACTCAAGCCTCAGCCCCAGCGTCAGCATCTGGGAACAGGCAAGGCGGAGAAAACAACAGGTCGCAACATCATTCCGGGAACAGACCGGGATATGATAACGCAGGACGCGGACGACAAAATAATAATCAGGGTGAACGTCCTCAACGAAATAGCTCAGATCGCCCGAGTGGCGACAGACCTTATCGCCCAGCCGGAGATCGCCCAGCGGGAGACAGACCTTATCGCCCAGCCGGAGATCGCCCTGCGGGAGACAGGCCTTATCGCCCAGCAGGAGACCGCCCAGCGGGAGATAGACCTTTTCGCCCTGCCGGAGATCGCCCTGCCGGAGATCGCCCTGCCGGAGATCGCCCGAGCGGAGATCGTCCTTTTCGCCCAGCCGGAGACAGACCTTTTCGCCCTGCGGGAGATCGCCCTGCGGGTGCTTATACTCCTCGTCCTGCAGGTGCCGGTGGTTATACCCCCCGCCCTGCCGGAGGATATGCTCCTCGCCCGGGTGGCTTTGTAGATAAAGACAAAGATGCAGATTCAAGAGACAATCGCCAACGTCCCGGTGGAACTCGCCCTGGCGTTTCTCGCCCCGGTGGCTCTCGTCCAAATTCTGCACCTTTTGCACCTGCGGTTGGTGCGGATATTGAAAATAAAAAAAGACGCAATAAAGATAAACGTACCGTTGATTTTTCTGAGGAATTTGGTCGTAAGAAAAAACATATGGACGGAGATGACAGTGCGTTAAATCACTTGGGACGCAGACAAAAAAATAAGCGTCGTGAGATTAAACCTGTTTCCACTCAACCACTTAAAGCCGTTAAGCGTAAAATTAAGGTTGATGAATTTATTAGAGTTTCTGATTTAGCTCACCAAATGGGCTTAAAAGCCGGAGAAATAATTAAAATATTATTCGGTCTTGGCGTTATGGCGACAATTAACCAAACGCTTGATATAGAAACAGCTACCGTTGTTGCCGCCGAATTTGGCTATGAAGTTGAAAAGGTCGGTTACTCCGAAGATATTTTATTGGTTGACGAAAGTGCCGAAAATCCTGAAGATTTTCAACAGCGTCCTCCGGTTATTACGATTATGGGACACGTTGACCACGGTAAAACGTCCTTACTTGACGCAATCCGCAAAGAGACGGTTGCCGCAGGTGAAGCAGGCGGAATTACCCAACACATCGGTGCTTATCATGTAAAAACCAAAAAAGGCGAAATCGTTTTCCTTGATACCCCGGGCCACGAAGCGTTTACCTCAATGCGTGCCAGAGGTGCTCAAATTACCGATATCGTTGTCTTGGTTGTTGCGGCTGATGACGGCGTTATGGAACAAACCAGAGAAGCCGTTAACCATGCCAAGGCTGCTAATGTTCCTATTATGGTTGCCGTCAACAAAATGGATAAAGAAACCGCTGATCCTGATCGCATTAAACGAGAACTTTCCGAGCTTGAACTTGTGCCTGAAGATTGGGGCGGAACAACGACTTATTCTTATGTTTCGGCAAAGACTCGCCAAGGTCTTGATGACTTTATGGAATTACTCGCTCTACAAGCAGAGATAATGGAACTTAAAGCCAATCCAAATAAATTGGCAAGAGGACATATTGTCGAGGCTCGCCTAGATAAAGGACGCGGAGCTTTAGGTACTGTTTTAATTCAACAGGGAACTTTAAAAGTCGGTGATACTTTCGTTTGTGGCGTGTTGAGCGGTAAAGTGCGTGCTATGTTTGATGATAAAGGTAAGGCAATCAAAGAGGCCGGTCCTTCTACACCTGTTGTGGTACAAGGTTTTGACGGAGTACCCGAGGCCGGAGAAGAATTTGTTTGTTTGACTGATGAAAAATTAGCTCGTCGTATTGCTGAAACTCGTGGAAATAAACAAAGAGAGAAAGACCTCGCCAAAGAAAGTAAGGTTACCCTTGAGACTTTCCTTGCTCGTCGCCCTGACGAAGTTGAAGCCCTTTCGCTCAACTTGGTTGTTAAAGCTGATGTGCATGGTTCTTTGGAAGCGATCACCGATGCCTTACTTAAACTTGCTACGGCAAAAGTTAAAGTACAGGTTATTCATAGCGGAACCGGAGCAATTACCGAATCAGATATTATGCTTGCGGCCGCTTCATCAGCAATTATTATCGGCTTTAACGTACGCCCGACGGCGAAAATTAAAGAAGTTGCCGAAAATGAAAATGTTGAAATCCGTTTCTATGACATTATCTATAAATTGGTTGAAGAAGTACGCAGTGCGATGGAAGGAATGCTCGCACCCGTTAGTAAAGAAGTTTATCTCGGACAAGCAGAAGTGCGTCAAACCTTTAGCCTGCCTAAGGCGGGAGTGGTTGCAGGTTGTTTCGTTATTGACGGAAAAATCACACGCAACGCAGGTATTCGCCTCTTAAGAGACGGTATTGTCGTTCATACAGGCAAAATCAGCTCTCTAAAACGCTTTAAAGATGACGTGCGTGAAGTCTTAAAAGGTTACGAGTGTGGAATTAGCATAGAAAACTTTAATGATATTAAAGCTTCTGATGTTATTGAAGCATTTGAAACTGTTGAAGAAGCCGCAAAGCTCTAA
- a CDS encoding YlxR family protein, translated as MQYSENNSHNLQNIKPQAFCTSVDIENKDDKKHHVAMRTCIICRLCLEKNNLKRFVLLRSALEKGFTITDNTEIVGEFVFDQTKTLTGRGYYLCNNENCFKKLFHYKHKTKTQNKT; from the coding sequence ATGCAATATTCAGAAAACAATTCACACAATCTACAAAATATAAAACCACAAGCGTTTTGTACTTCTGTTGATATTGAGAATAAAGATGATAAAAAACATCATGTTGCCATGCGTACTTGTATTATCTGTCGGCTTTGTTTGGAAAAAAACAATTTAAAGCGTTTTGTTTTATTGAGATCTGCCCTTGAAAAAGGCTTTACAATAACGGATAATACCGAAATAGTCGGAGAATTTGTTTTTGATCAAACAAAAACTCTTACAGGACGCGGTTATTATCTTTGCAATAATGAAAACTGTTTCAAAAAACTCTTTCATTACAAACATAAAACAAAAACACAAAATAAAACTTAA
- the nusA gene encoding transcription termination factor NusA: MSLELKKAIEQISKDKGIERHVLVTTLEEAVRTSVVRKYGDDIDIEVSLNEDSGEMEVYQFKIVVKEIDDPNREIDLEAARLHDPSVQLDDEMGFRLKIEDLGRIAAQSAKQVIIQKMRDAEQSLIYEEYKDRKNEIVSGMVQRRDKGGWVINLGRTEAILPREEQIPREHFKRNDRIQAVVLDVYKEARGPQILISRSHRDYMAALFRREVPEVDDGTVQIMAVSRDPGSRAKVAVMSKDRDVDPVGACVGIRGARIQNIVQELRGERIDIVVWSPDIATYSKNALAPAVISRIIVDEDNNLLEVIVPDDQLTNAIGRKGQNVKLASKLLGWKIDIFTESRYNEAGHIKGLEQIANMAGLNLEAILGAGYNNLELLHNTDDASIKESLNINDETLTELRNALNFVRSEFVELNSGPTEPKGNKKNNKKPNNKKKDRPRKEAS, from the coding sequence ATGAGCCTCGAATTAAAAAAAGCCATTGAACAAATCAGTAAAGATAAAGGCATCGAACGCCATGTTTTGGTAACTACGCTTGAAGAAGCCGTACGCACTTCCGTTGTGCGTAAATATGGTGATGATATAGATATTGAAGTGAGTTTAAACGAAGACTCAGGCGAGATGGAAGTTTATCAATTTAAAATCGTTGTTAAAGAAATCGATGACCCTAATAGAGAAATAGACCTTGAAGCCGCACGTTTACACGACCCGAGCGTTCAGCTTGATGACGAAATGGGCTTTAGACTCAAAATAGAAGACCTTGGACGTATTGCCGCTCAATCGGCTAAACAAGTTATTATCCAAAAAATGCGTGATGCTGAACAAAGCTTGATTTATGAAGAATATAAAGACCGTAAAAACGAAATCGTAAGCGGTATGGTTCAACGTCGTGATAAGGGTGGCTGGGTTATTAACCTTGGACGCACCGAAGCTATCTTACCAAGAGAAGAACAAATTCCTCGTGAACACTTTAAACGCAATGACCGTATTCAGGCTGTTGTTCTTGATGTTTACAAAGAAGCTCGCGGCCCTCAAATTTTAATTTCCAGATCTCACAGAGACTATATGGCGGCTTTATTCCGCCGTGAAGTGCCTGAGGTTGATGACGGAACCGTTCAAATCATGGCGGTTTCTCGTGATCCCGGTTCTCGTGCCAAAGTAGCGGTTATGAGTAAAGACCGTGATGTTGATCCTGTGGGTGCTTGCGTTGGTATTCGTGGTGCAAGAATTCAAAATATTGTCCAAGAATTACGTGGCGAACGAATTGATATTGTTGTTTGGAGCCCGGATATTGCCACATATTCAAAAAATGCTTTAGCTCCTGCGGTAATTTCTAGAATTATTGTTGACGAAGACAATAACTTGTTAGAAGTCATTGTGCCTGATGACCAATTAACCAATGCTATTGGGCGTAAGGGACAAAACGTTAAACTTGCCTCTAAATTACTCGGTTGGAAAATAGATATTTTCACCGAATCTCGCTATAACGAAGCCGGTCATATCAAAGGACTTGAACAAATCGCAAATATGGCAGGGCTTAACCTAGAAGCAATACTCGGAGCAGGTTATAACAACCTTGAACTTTTACACAATACTGATGATGCAAGCATCAAAGAAAGCTTGAACATCAATGACGAAACTTTAACTGAGTTGCGTAATGCCTTAAACTTTGTGCGTTCTGAGTTTGTTGAACTTAACAGCGGCCCAACCGAACCCAAAGGTAATAAGAAAAACAATAAAAAACCTAACAATAAGAAAAAAGACAGACCCAGAAAAGAAGCGTCTTAA
- a CDS encoding toxin-antitoxin system YwqK family antitoxin — MKLSSFALTVCLVFCFCFNTPKAFAQDACPLTEAEIKKDKKFEMIGTETIGENREYKVDDNTVIPLEKEQHFNVYESEKKDCFYGQNEKLAFEIPILQEKEKGIARVYYPSGELFVESPMQGEEQHGVEKRYYPKGKLKQETPYSNNKKEGIQKYYYEDGSISTEIPYVNNKQDGVEKSYYGYGKVKDEIPYVAGKIEGIRRHYQHDGTLESEKTYVNDNEEGIQKHYHENGKLFYQTSYVAGKQEGIAKIYHESGKLSGEIPWVADNKEGIMKLYCENGRLIVTITFSDNEAVSGLIYNTDKSTTTLTTEQLEHWWVLENLECNIELNHYKLFTSTIRLLKKKNF; from the coding sequence ATGAAATTATCTTCTTTTGCCCTAACTGTTTGTTTAGTGTTTTGTTTCTGCTTTAATACGCCAAAGGCTTTTGCTCAAGATGCCTGCCCTTTAACCGAGGCAGAAATTAAGAAAGATAAAAAATTTGAGATGATTGGTACCGAAACAATTGGGGAAAATAGAGAATATAAAGTAGATGACAATACTGTAATTCCGCTTGAAAAAGAGCAACACTTCAATGTCTATGAATCTGAAAAAAAAGATTGTTTTTATGGACAAAATGAAAAGTTGGCATTTGAAATACCTATTTTACAAGAAAAAGAAAAAGGCATTGCCAGAGTATACTATCCAAGCGGAGAGCTTTTTGTGGAGTCTCCCATGCAAGGGGAAGAACAACATGGCGTTGAAAAACGTTATTATCCCAAAGGAAAGCTCAAGCAAGAAACTCCATATAGTAACAACAAGAAAGAAGGAATTCAAAAATATTATTACGAAGACGGAAGCATCTCAACAGAAATTCCCTATGTAAACAATAAACAAGACGGTGTTGAAAAGTCATATTATGGATATGGAAAAGTTAAAGATGAAATTCCATATGTTGCCGGAAAAATCGAGGGAATTAGACGACATTATCAACATGACGGCACTCTTGAATCAGAAAAAACTTATGTCAACGATAACGAAGAAGGAATCCAAAAACATTATCACGAAAATGGAAAGCTTTTTTATCAAACGTCCTATGTCGCAGGTAAACAAGAGGGAATTGCGAAAATCTACCATGAGAGCGGAAAGCTATCAGGAGAAATACCTTGGGTAGCAGACAATAAAGAAGGGATTATGAAATTATACTGTGAAAACGGTAGATTAATAGTAACCATAACATTCTCTGATAATGAAGCTGTTAGCGGACTTATTTATAACACCGATAAGTCAACAACAACACTAACAACAGAACAATTGGAACATTGGTGGGTTTTAGAGAACCTTGAATGTAACATTGAATTGAACCATTATAAGCTGTTCACGTCTACAATAAGACTCTTGAAAAAGAAAAACTTCTAG
- a CDS encoding glycosyltransferase family 2 protein, whose amino-acid sequence MSKTLLTIIMPTYNKVKYIRKALNSVFKQQTNFDFKVIVADDASSDGSVEIVQEFMEKYPDRITLLCSEKNQKLFANVLRAYKITKTDYFCVLDPDDFWVNKNFLQDAIDFLEANKNFTIYGNNSLVQHQNGENIPFINTRLQQTTISLESLTEGSPFFFTATSATVFRNVIFKEGVPQKMIDAIETPAAISFRGDSFRNFIHLERGQMFFHNTISSVYCMTGDGIWTGLDVIEQNNLNVQFFVDLYLYFDKKYVFFGSIAKNLCLSTYKELKESKQPDTSKQAQFEEVLRLYDMICEYVGPCDQPR is encoded by the coding sequence ATGTCAAAAACTCTTCTGACTATAATAATGCCGACTTACAACAAGGTAAAATATATTCGTAAGGCTTTGAATTCTGTCTTTAAACAACAAACCAACTTTGATTTTAAGGTTATTGTTGCAGATGATGCCTCTTCAGACGGCAGTGTAGAAATCGTGCAAGAGTTTATGGAGAAATATCCAGATAGAATCACGTTACTTTGTTCTGAAAAAAATCAAAAATTGTTTGCTAATGTGTTGCGTGCTTATAAAATAACTAAAACCGACTACTTTTGTGTTTTAGATCCTGATGACTTTTGGGTAAATAAGAATTTTTTACAAGATGCAATAGATTTTTTAGAAGCTAACAAAAACTTTACTATTTATGGAAACAACTCATTGGTACAACACCAAAACGGTGAGAATATACCTTTTATAAACACAAGACTACAACAAACAACCATAAGTTTAGAGTCGTTAACCGAAGGCTCTCCATTCTTTTTTACAGCGACTTCCGCAACCGTTTTCCGAAATGTTATTTTTAAAGAAGGCGTGCCACAGAAAATGATAGATGCTATTGAGACTCCGGCGGCAATTTCCTTTAGAGGAGATAGTTTTAGGAACTTTATTCATCTAGAGCGGGGGCAAATGTTCTTTCATAATACCATAAGTTCCGTCTATTGCATGACCGGTGATGGGATTTGGACAGGTTTAGATGTGATTGAACAAAATAATCTGAATGTGCAATTTTTTGTAGATCTATACTTGTATTTCGACAAAAAATATGTTTTCTTTGGTTCGATAGCTAAAAACCTATGCTTAAGCACATATAAAGAATTAAAAGAAAGCAAACAACCGGATACTAGCAAACAAGCACAATTTGAAGAAGTTTTGCGATTATATGACATGATATGCGAATATGTTGGTCCTTGTGATCAACCCCGGTAG
- a CDS encoding TDP-N-acetylfucosamine:lipid II N-acetylfucosaminyltransferase → MNVSNNLISVIIPAYNHELYIATTIKSIIAQSYKNIELLIINDGSTDRTWNVIQSFAKKCENRFVRVVFETQNNLGRYETLNKLLNLAQGKYVYLIASDNIAKPQALETLHNFLENNEGYALVAGDNEYIDGKGQTLVIGDPYNRDISTGFIYNTLGQYLPQNRPDVDFLSSDFEIFKNLLKGNSIPNGYLIRKSIFEQIVFFTKEALLKDNDLMLKISQQSKLKYLDEILFSYRIHGENISTKSVMLYPNKYCVHLMFDSKQAADIIEFINATFDSQEHVFFVLPYNDTKGITEQHSNVFFINDDLVANDPMFLGVMEKAKKIILQGMFFYEYMQFLWVNRELLPKTTWVVWGGDLAEAPVDELRINLVQNMGRIIVGSSAEKDLAKTKFNVVADKLSGGPDQQGFALELDSLFINKRKHAGHNILVGHSASKQLNHIEILCLLQKCFGNEDISIYCPLNYGDMQYAESVKLVGKNLFGEKFTSIDKKLDIQQYMTLLNDMDVAIFPQKRQQAFGTMRILLYLGTKIYCEPLAGSSEIIQDAGGIIYDINTIKDISFSEFIINPTIEKNRQAIKPYLDNTIARKNYSDICY, encoded by the coding sequence ATGAATGTATCAAATAATCTAATATCTGTAATAATTCCAGCATATAACCATGAACTATATATTGCAACAACGATAAAATCAATTATTGCCCAGAGTTATAAAAATATTGAGCTTTTAATTATAAATGATGGATCAACAGATCGTACATGGAATGTCATTCAGAGTTTTGCAAAAAAATGTGAAAACAGGTTTGTCAGGGTTGTTTTTGAAACGCAAAACAATTTAGGTAGATATGAAACATTAAATAAATTACTTAATCTTGCTCAAGGGAAATATGTCTATTTAATTGCGTCTGATAATATTGCAAAGCCACAAGCACTAGAAACTTTACATAATTTTTTAGAAAATAATGAAGGTTATGCTCTTGTTGCTGGTGATAATGAATATATTGATGGTAAAGGTCAGACTTTGGTTATTGGTGATCCTTATAACCGTGATATATCAACTGGATTTATTTATAATACCTTGGGGCAATATTTACCCCAGAACCGTCCAGATGTGGATTTTCTCTCTTCTGATTTTGAGATTTTTAAGAACCTGCTTAAAGGTAATTCTATTCCGAATGGTTATCTAATTCGTAAAAGTATTTTTGAGCAGATTGTTTTTTTTACAAAAGAAGCTCTCCTTAAAGACAACGACTTGATGCTTAAAATTTCACAACAGAGTAAGTTGAAATATTTAGACGAAATACTTTTTTCGTATCGTATTCATGGTGAAAATATCTCAACAAAAAGTGTGATGCTATATCCCAATAAATATTGTGTGCATTTAATGTTTGATAGTAAGCAAGCTGCGGATATTATTGAGTTCATCAACGCTACGTTTGATTCGCAAGAACATGTTTTTTTTGTTTTACCTTATAATGATACAAAAGGTATAACAGAACAGCACTCTAATGTTTTCTTTATCAACGATGATCTGGTTGCAAATGATCCGATGTTTTTGGGTGTTATGGAAAAAGCAAAAAAAATTATCCTGCAGGGTATGTTTTTTTATGAATATATGCAGTTTTTGTGGGTAAATAGGGAATTGTTACCCAAGACTACGTGGGTGGTTTGGGGTGGAGATTTAGCAGAAGCACCAGTTGATGAACTAAGGATAAACTTAGTACAAAATATGGGTAGAATAATTGTTGGATCTAGTGCAGAAAAAGATTTAGCTAAAACAAAGTTTAACGTTGTTGCAGATAAATTGTCAGGTGGACCAGATCAACAAGGATTTGCCTTGGAACTTGATTCTTTATTTATAAACAAAAGGAAACACGCAGGACATAATATTTTAGTTGGACATAGTGCATCTAAACAGCTTAACCATATAGAAATATTGTGTTTGCTACAAAAATGTTTTGGAAATGAAGATATTTCAATATACTGCCCGTTAAATTATGGAGATATGCAATATGCTGAGAGTGTCAAACTAGTTGGCAAAAATTTGTTTGGTGAAAAATTTACGAGCATTGATAAAAAACTTGATATTCAACAGTACATGACATTACTTAATGATATGGACGTAGCGATTTTTCCACAAAAACGCCAACAAGCCTTTGGCACAATGCGTATCCTTTTATATCTTGGTACAAAGATTTACTGTGAACCCTTAGCAGGTAGTAGTGAAATCATTCAAGATGCTGGTGGTATAATTTATGATATAAATACTATAAAAGATATAAGTTTTAGCGAATTTATTATAAACCCCACAATAGAAAAAAACCGACAAGCGATTAAGCCATATTTAGACAATACAATTGCACGCAAAAACTACAGTGATATATGTTACTAA
- a CDS encoding WbqC family protein: protein MSDFNMKKVAILQSNYIPWKGYFDMVAAVDEFIIYDDMQYTRRDWRNRNLIKTAQGLQWLTVPVVVKGQYEQTIKDTKIENSSWQGKHWKTFLHQYKKSLCFKEISDWLEPLYIQEEYTHLSQLNQKFIQAICSYLGIKTKITCSWDYTLVEGKTERLADLCKKAGGTEYISGPAAKGYIIPDIFEEYNIKLTWFDYIGYKEYPQLYGNFEHGVSILDLLFNCGKNSANYMRFVNI from the coding sequence ATGTCAGATTTTAATATGAAAAAAGTAGCGATCCTTCAATCAAATTATATTCCATGGAAGGGATACTTTGACATGGTTGCTGCCGTTGATGAGTTTATAATTTATGACGATATGCAGTATACTCGTAGGGACTGGCGCAACAGAAACCTTATAAAGACTGCCCAAGGTTTACAGTGGCTGACGGTTCCTGTTGTCGTAAAAGGGCAATATGAACAGACCATAAAAGATACAAAAATTGAAAACTCTAGTTGGCAAGGTAAACACTGGAAAACATTTTTGCATCAATATAAAAAATCTTTATGTTTTAAGGAAATATCTGATTGGCTTGAACCTTTGTATATTCAAGAAGAATATACCCATTTGTCTCAACTTAACCAAAAGTTTATTCAGGCTATATGTAGCTATTTAGGCATTAAAACAAAGATAACCTGTTCCTGGGATTATACACTGGTTGAGGGTAAAACTGAGCGACTAGCTGATTTGTGTAAAAAAGCTGGTGGAACGGAATATATCTCTGGCCCAGCCGCAAAAGGATATATAATCCCAGATATTTTTGAGGAATATAACATTAAGTTGACATGGTTTGATTACATTGGCTATAAAGAATATCCACAGTTGTATGGTAATTTTGAACACGGCGTGAGTATACTTGACTTGCTGTTCAATTGTGGCAAAAACTCTGCTAATTATATGAGATTTGTGAATATATGA
- a CDS encoding class I SAM-dependent methyltransferase, with protein MLQDKQVGENYEKFYAQRSRGKLYPTEFVVRTFLANYPNLNFSKLPIGASVLDIGFGDGRNTFFLCEQGFAVSGVELTEGINTQLKKRLNKVGLDADLQVGHNSAIPFPNAYFDCILACHSCYYCNEEQTFHDNMQEYSRVLKPNGYLVASIAKSDSYIFKNAIRNADGTFTINNDPYGNRNGYRLHAFVNSEEAERMLSSYFKNFSFGVAQNDYYGIDERLIWVVCQKRMI; from the coding sequence ATGTTACAAGATAAACAAGTTGGGGAAAACTATGAAAAGTTTTACGCTCAAAGAAGCAGAGGAAAACTCTACCCCACAGAGTTTGTAGTAAGAACTTTTTTAGCTAACTATCCTAACCTTAACTTCTCCAAACTTCCAATTGGTGCAAGTGTGCTTGACATTGGTTTTGGTGATGGAAGAAACACTTTTTTCTTGTGCGAACAGGGCTTTGCTGTCAGTGGGGTTGAATTAACTGAAGGCATTAACACTCAATTAAAAAAACGTTTAAATAAAGTCGGGCTAGATGCAGATTTGCAGGTAGGGCACAACAGTGCAATTCCTTTTCCCAATGCTTACTTTGATTGTATACTTGCTTGTCATAGTTGCTATTATTGTAATGAAGAGCAAACATTTCATGACAATATGCAAGAATACAGTCGTGTGTTGAAGCCTAATGGTTACTTAGTTGCTTCTATTGCTAAATCTGATTCATATATTTTTAAAAATGCTATCCGCAATGCAGACGGAACATTTACTATCAACAATGATCCATATGGTAATCGCAATGGCTATAGGCTACATGCTTTTGTAAATAGTGAAGAAGCAGAGCGTATGCTTTCGTCGTATTTTAAAAATTTTTCGTTTGGGGTTGCTCAAAATGATTATTATGGAATAGATGAACGGTTGATATGGGTTGTTTGTCAAAAAAGGATGATTTAA
- a CDS encoding class I SAM-dependent methyltransferase: MKKNTYCCPQKECNHTVLNEVDNELRCGNGHSYMYASGTTIPIFAKADDNINEYTVNDAVEMHDNALNWLFATFNEKEHHLRTRMVNRLQLKKGDTVLVTGAGACNDLPFIVNSLNGSGEIYAQDISEQMLLVGAKRYQENSVSSEIKVFFSVSDATSLPFSDEFFDAAYHFGGINLFDDIELGISEMSRVVKCGGKIVIGDEGLAPWLQKTDIGKMLIQNNALYAFTPPLQFLPRNAQEVKLTWELSNSFYCIEFIVGAEPVVNLDIKHVGLRGGSIRTRYLGQLEGINPELKDKIYAEAAARGISRVDFLESLLYNSLGE; this comes from the coding sequence ATGAAAAAGAATACTTACTGTTGTCCTCAAAAAGAGTGTAATCACACTGTTCTTAATGAGGTAGATAACGAATTGCGTTGTGGAAATGGTCATTCTTATATGTATGCTTCTGGTACGACTATTCCTATTTTTGCAAAAGCAGATGATAATATTAATGAGTACACAGTAAATGATGCTGTTGAAATGCACGATAATGCTTTAAATTGGCTGTTTGCTACTTTTAATGAAAAAGAGCACCATTTGCGTACACGTATGGTTAATCGTTTGCAATTAAAGAAAGGTGATACTGTCCTTGTTACAGGAGCTGGGGCGTGTAATGACTTGCCATTTATAGTTAATTCTTTAAATGGGAGTGGGGAAATATATGCACAAGATATTTCAGAACAAATGCTTCTAGTTGGAGCAAAACGTTACCAAGAAAACAGCGTGAGTTCAGAGATAAAAGTATTTTTTTCTGTTAGTGACGCAACGTCTTTACCGTTTAGTGATGAATTCTTTGATGCTGCGTATCATTTTGGTGGTATCAATTTGTTTGATGACATAGAGTTAGGCATTTCAGAAATGAGCCGGGTAGTGAAGTGTGGCGGTAAAATCGTAATCGGGGATGAGGGTTTAGCTCCGTGGTTGCAAAAAACAGATATCGGTAAAATGCTCATACAGAATAATGCACTTTATGCGTTTACGCCTCCATTGCAATTTTTGCCTAGAAATGCACAAGAAGTTAAATTAACGTGGGAGTTATCAAACTCTTTTTACTGTATTGAATTTATAGTTGGAGCAGAACCTGTTGTTAATTTAGATATTAAACATGTTGGATTGCGTGGTGGTAGTATTCGTACTAGGTATTTGGGACAGCTAGAAGGCATTAATCCTGAATTGAAAGATAAAATATATGCCGAGGCTGCGGCACGGGGTATTAGTCGAGTCGATTTTTTAGAATCACTTTTATATAATTCTCTTGGAGAATAA